TATTAGGCTTTCTGAAGAACTCTACAATAGATTTTCATTAAAGCGAGTTTATTATTCTTCATATATACCTGTAAATGAAGATACTTTACTACCTGCAATACCAGAGCCCACATTTTTAAGGGAACACAGGCTATATCAAGCTGATTGGCTACTTAGGTTTTATGACTTCAAAGCAAGTGAGCTTTTATCAGTCAATCAGAATTTCAATTTAGCACTTGATCCTAAAGCTAACTACGCACTTAACAACATGAATTTATTTCCAGTTAATATCCAAACGGCTAGCTATAAGCTGTTGCTCAGAGTTCCTGGAATAGGGGTAAGAAGTGCAAAAAGAATAGTCGAAGCTAGAAGATTTACTAATCTTAGATTTGAGGATTTAGTAAAAATTGGAGTAGTTATGAAACGAGCAAAATATTTTATAATTTGCAGGGGAAAATATTTTATGGATTTAAAATTCAAAGAGGAGACGATAAAAGATTATATTATTATGGATGAAAAAATAAAAAACAAAGTATCTGAAGGTATTCAGCTAAGTATATTCGATCTTCCAAGCTACGAAATTATGAGTAGCGTAACAGGTGAATATTAAGATTATTAAGGAGATTTAATTATGCCTATTTTATTATATGATTCTACCTTCGATGGACTGCTATGCGCCATTGCTAAGGCATTTAAATACAATTATGAAGATGTAACTATAAATGATAAATCATTAGGTCAGCTATCACTTATTGATAAGGTTATGGATATAGAAACTGATCCTATTCTTTCAAAAAAAATGTACGAAAGAATTGCAAGTCTCTGGGGAAGTCTAACAATCGAAAACATATACAAGGCATATTTATATCCAGAAACGGAGACTTTAATATTTAAGTATCTATACCTTCTTACTAAAGAAAAAGCTACTCCTTTAGAGGCCTTATCCCATGTCGAGCTTACTTTACTAGATAAGCGTATTCAATGTGTTTCTAGGGATATCCATAGGTGGTATGGATTTTTAAGATTTAAAGAAGTTAAGCCTAACACTTTTTATGCTTATTACGAACCCAAATTCGACCTAACAAACTTAATTATTCCTCATTTTATCAGTAGATTTCCAAATCAAAATCTAGTCATTCACGATACTTTAAGATCCTATGCTGCACTATATAATCAAGTAGAAATAGTCTATCATAGACTAGAAAAGCTCAACTTGGATTTATTATCAAATTATGAAAATAACTACCAAGAAATGTGGAAAGAATATCTGCATCATCTTACTATAAAAGAAAGAATAAATCCCAAAAGACAAATGGCCTTTATGCCAAAAAAATACTGGCCATTTATTTCAGAAATGAAAAATTAATCTTTGATTTAATTATTAATCTCCTTATTCTTCTCGCTTAAGGTAACAATGCTTACAGATATAATTACTATAGCTGCACCTAGAAGCTGAATACTACTTGGGATTTCTTCATACCAAAAATAGCTTACTATAAAGGTTACTACAGGGATCAAATTCATAAAAACAGCTGATATTGTAACCCCTAAATTATTAAGAGCAAACATATAAAAATAAGTTGCTATTCCAGAGCAAAATACTGCTAAGAATATAAAATGCATTGATATTTCTGGATTAAGTTGACTCCAATTTACCTTTTCAAAACCTAAAAAAGGAATGAAGGCTAAGCAGCCAAACAAGCTCTGATAAAAACTTACTGTAACATCTGAATATGTATCGAAAAGTGGCTTTGTAATTATAAGATATATACTAAAAGATATAGCTGCTCCTAGCATATATAAGTATCCTAAAAGGCTTCCTCCTGATGATAAGTCTCCTCCTATAACTAAGTATACTCCAAGTATAGATAACGCTACTGCGAACAATGCTGTTAACTTAGGAATTTTTTTTAAAAAAAATATTTCACCAAATGCTGCAACCACTGGCATAAATGCAATTATAACCGATGCTGCGCTGGCACTTATTCTCAATATCCCGTTATTTTCAAAGAAAAAGTATATTGTTATTCCAATAATGCCTGCAGTCGCCATTAAAGGAATATCTTTTTTTAGTAGCTTTTCTTTTGGAGCAGCGTACTTCATAATAGGAAATAAAATTATACTTGCTATTACAAATCTGTAAAACGCTAAACTAAGAGGTGGAAATACATCCATTGATATTTTAATGCTTATAAAAGATATTCCCCACATCACAACTGTAATAATTAATAAAATAAGTCCTATAGCTTTTGATTTATTCATAACCTTCCCGCCTTAAATGTCAATGTAATAATGCCCTTAAGTAAGGGCATTATTATTGTATCATATTTTCTCATTCTATTTATGTTTCTTTAATGCCAATTCCATTTCCTCTATTGTTTTTTCTAGTACAAATACCCTCGCATATTTTTTTGAATTTCCAGGAACTATATGCCATGGTGCATAGCTTGTGTTTGTTTTATAAATCATTTCATTAATTGCACTTTCATACAAATTCCATTTCTCTCTGTTTCTCCAGTCTTCATCGGTAATTTTATATCTTTTGTCTGGATTCTCTTCTCTTGCTTTAAATCTAGCTAGCTGTTCTTCCTTGTCTATATGAATGAAAAATTTTAACACTATAGCCTTATAGCTTTTAAGATGTGACTCCATTTGATTTATTTCATCATAGGCTCTTCTCCACTCATTTTCACTTGCAAAGTCTTCCACTCTTTCGACCATAACCCTGCCATACCAGCTTCTATCAAAAATAGTCATATGGCCAGTCTTAGGCAGATGCTTCCAAAATCTCCACAAGTAATGGTATTTTTTCTCTGTTTCATCAGGAGCAGCTATCGGTATAACTTCATAGCCTCTTGGATCTATACTTTTAGTGAGTCTTTTTATATTACCTCCTTTTCCTGCTGCATCCCAGCCTTCAAAAACTATTATTGTAGGTATTTTTTCTCTATACAAGTCATATGCTAGCAATTTAATCTTTTCCTGAAGTTTCTTTAGTTTTTTCTTATATTCCTCATCCGAAATATCTAAGCTTAAGTCAACATTAGAAAGTGGCAATACTTTTTGATTTAGATAATCAAAATCTATATTCTCACTGCTTCTTAAGTTCATATCCTCCTTAATAAGCATATTTTTGAACAGCTCAACAGCAGTATGGATTAAAAATTTAGATGCATTCTTTTTATCACTACTGTCTATCAAATGCCAAGGAGATTTTGGTGTATTTGTTTTGCTCAATAAATTATCATAATGCTCATAGTACTCACTATAATTTTTATTTTGATATATATCCTTTTCTTTTACTTGCCACTTAGTAGAATCATCAGATAGAAGAGCTTTCAATCTAGATTTCTGTTCCTTTTTACTTACATGTAGGAATATCTTGATAAGCAATATGCCTTCATCAATTAAAATTTCCTCAAAATTAATAATATCATCAACATCAAGCTTATATTTATTGGATTTTGATGGAAGGTCATCAACTAGCTCTCTATACCAGCTTCTGTCAAAAATCATGATTTCGCCTTTTCTAGGTATCTTTTGCCAAAATCTCCAAAGAAATGGCTTTCTTTTTTCCTCCTCTGTAGATTCATGGAAAACCTCAACCTTATAGCCTCTTGGATCTAGCTCTTGGATTAGTTCATTTATAAGAGTTCCTTTTCCAGATGCATCCCAGCCCTCAAAAATAACAAGAACAGGTAACTGCTCTTCTTTAATTTTTTGTTGTAATCTGGCTAATTCCGCTTGTAATTCTTTGTAGCTTGTATTAATAGCTTCAAATATTCCCTCTCGTTCTAAATCAAAAGCCTTGAGCATATTTTCCCCTCCTCAA
This is a stretch of genomic DNA from Acetoanaerobium sticklandii. It encodes these proteins:
- a CDS encoding TIGR03915 family putative DNA repair protein, translating into MPILLYDSTFDGLLCAIAKAFKYNYEDVTINDKSLGQLSLIDKVMDIETDPILSKKMYERIASLWGSLTIENIYKAYLYPETETLIFKYLYLLTKEKATPLEALSHVELTLLDKRIQCVSRDIHRWYGFLRFKEVKPNTFYAYYEPKFDLTNLIIPHFISRFPNQNLVIHDTLRSYAALYNQVEIVYHRLEKLNLDLLSNYENNYQEMWKEYLHHLTIKERINPKRQMAFMPKKYWPFISEMKN
- a CDS encoding DMT family transporter translates to MNKSKAIGLILLIITVVMWGISFISIKISMDVFPPLSLAFYRFVIASIILFPIMKYAAPKEKLLKKDIPLMATAGIIGITIYFFFENNGILRISASAASVIIAFMPVVAAFGEIFFLKKIPKLTALFAVALSILGVYLVIGGDLSSGGSLLGYLYMLGAAISFSIYLIITKPLFDTYSDVTVSFYQSLFGCLAFIPFLGFEKVNWSQLNPEISMHFIFLAVFCSGIATYFYMFALNNLGVTISAVFMNLIPVVTFIVSYFWYEEIPSSIQLLGAAIVIISVSIVTLSEKNKEINN